The following proteins come from a genomic window of Candidatus Nitrospira nitrificans:
- the amoC gene encoding bacterial ammonia monooxygenase, subunit AmoC, whose product KIGWLAMLGIGVFWVLYQRTFGYSHGLDSMTPEFDSVWMGLWRFNILANAVFFAVSIGWIWVTRDRNLTNLDPKLELKRYFYWMGWLVCYIWGVYYAGSYTLEQDAAWHQVIIRDTSFTASHIVAFYGTFPLYITCGVSSYLYAQTRLPLYSQATSFPLVAAVVGPMFILPNVGLNEWGHAFWFVDELFAAPLHWGFVTLGWCGLFGAAGGVAAQIVSRMSNLADVIWNNAPKTILDPFPSQVGPGSKSVY is encoded by the coding sequence AAGATCGGCTGGTTGGCGATGCTGGGGATCGGCGTGTTTTGGGTGCTGTACCAGCGGACGTTTGGGTACTCGCACGGCCTGGACTCCATGACGCCGGAGTTCGACTCGGTATGGATGGGGCTGTGGCGGTTCAACATCCTGGCGAACGCCGTGTTCTTTGCCGTGTCGATCGGCTGGATCTGGGTGACGCGGGACCGGAACCTGACGAACCTGGACCCGAAACTGGAGTTGAAGCGGTACTTTTACTGGATGGGGTGGTTGGTGTGCTACATCTGGGGCGTGTACTACGCGGGCAGCTACACGTTGGAGCAGGATGCGGCGTGGCACCAAGTGATCATCCGGGACACGAGCTTCACGGCGAGCCACATTGTGGCGTTCTACGGGACGTTCCCGTTGTACATCACGTGCGGTGTGTCGAGCTATCTGTATGCGCAGACGCGGTTGCCGCTGTACAGCCAAGCGACGTCGTTCCCGTTGGTGGCGGCGGTGGTGGGGCCGATGTTCATTCTGCCGAACGTGGGGTTGAACGAGTGGGGCCATGCGTTCTGGTTTGTGGATGAGCTGTTTGCGGCGCCGTTGCACTGGGGCTTCGTGACGTTGGGCTGGTGCGGGTTGTTCGGGGCGGCGGGCGGGGTCGCGGCGCAGATCGTGAGCCGGATGTCGAATCTGGCGGACGTGATCTGGAACAACGCGCCGAAGACGATTCTGGATCCGTTCCCCAGTCAGGTGGGCCCAGGTTCTAAATCTGTCTACTAG
- a CDS encoding surface-adhesin E family protein has product MRLKGRLITGVVVGIWFICDGVSFSSVETRWVPIEEAYQTPSLHTVYVDPDSISRDGNVVVLRQLTDYLWMQGNAGFGRFGPGPHRFFSTVTRKEFHCADKRVRLLAFTEFSHHMGTGRPADGYVDQSQWLPIEPTSINEGLWKIACSQR; this is encoded by the coding sequence ATGCGTTTGAAGGGTAGGCTTATCACGGGAGTCGTAGTCGGTATCTGGTTTATTTGTGATGGAGTCAGCTTCTCATCTGTCGAGACGAGATGGGTACCGATCGAGGAGGCATATCAAACACCCAGCCTTCACACGGTGTATGTTGATCCTGACTCTATAAGTCGAGATGGAAATGTCGTTGTGTTACGGCAATTGACGGACTATCTGTGGATGCAAGGGAATGCTGGGTTTGGACGATTCGGACCGGGGCCTCATCGTTTTTTTTCGACTGTGACCCGCAAAGAATTCCATTGTGCAGACAAACGTGTGCGATTGCTTGCCTTCACTGAATTTTCACATCACATGGGAACTGGTCGACCGGCAGACGGCTATGTGGACCAGAGTCAGTGGCTCCCTATCGAACCAACCAGCATTAATGAAGGTCTGTGGAAGATCGCCTGCAGCCAGCGCTAG
- a CDS encoding RNA recognition motif domain-containing protein codes for MGSKLYVGGLPYSATEQQLTETFGAHGTVASAKIISDKFTGQSRGFGFVEMSSDAEAQAAITALNGTEMGGRTLTVNEAKPQEPRSGGGGGGFGGGGGGKRDRW; via the coding sequence ATGGGTTCAAAGCTTTACGTCGGTGGGTTGCCGTATTCGGCGACCGAGCAGCAATTGACCGAAACGTTCGGGGCGCATGGCACGGTGGCCTCGGCAAAGATCATTTCGGATAAATTCACGGGACAGTCGCGTGGATTTGGCTTCGTGGAGATGTCCTCGGATGCTGAAGCGCAAGCCGCGATCACAGCGTTGAATGGCACAGAGATGGGTGGCCGCACCTTAACGGTCAATGAAGCGAAACCACAGGAGCCGCGTTCTGGCGGCGGTGGTGGTGGATTCGGTGGTGGCGGCGGTGGAAAGCGCGATCGCTGGTAA
- a CDS encoding PEGA domain-containing protein translates to MNGPRCVLAIGIVVAGWMATGCATVANGPNQDLTVTSQPEALCVKINGDSYGATPVVASLPRGKTYVVEVAKDRYHPYQLTVVPTASGMIWGNLLFGGLIGMAVDSTSGAGYNHSPDRVHAYFAVPIQEDSLRPVCPESILVLEARRKAAEKIVYMKSGLTPYDQPMGH, encoded by the coding sequence ATGAACGGACCACGATGTGTTTTGGCAATTGGAATCGTAGTAGCAGGCTGGATGGCGACGGGATGCGCGACCGTCGCCAACGGGCCGAATCAAGACCTGACCGTGACGAGTCAGCCGGAGGCGTTGTGCGTCAAGATCAACGGTGACTCGTATGGAGCCACGCCGGTGGTCGCATCCCTACCACGAGGAAAAACCTATGTCGTTGAAGTCGCGAAAGACCGGTATCATCCCTACCAATTGACGGTCGTGCCGACAGCGAGCGGGATGATCTGGGGCAACCTTCTCTTTGGTGGATTGATTGGAATGGCCGTGGATAGCACCTCAGGGGCAGGCTATAACCATTCGCCTGATCGAGTGCATGCCTACTTTGCGGTGCCGATTCAGGAAGACTCGCTGCGTCCGGTATGCCCGGAGTCGATCCTCGTGCTGGAAGCCCGACGGAAGGCAGCGGAGAAAATCGTCTACATGAAATCGGGACTGACGCCGTATGACCAGCCCATGGGACATTGA
- a CDS encoding helix-turn-helix domain-containing protein, translated as MNLLDTNRIWFWPSEVAKIGHVSKQTVYHWVQEGKITTILKMRPFKIRREEVEQILNRG; from the coding sequence ATGAACCTCCTCGACACCAACCGAATCTGGTTTTGGCCGTCCGAGGTCGCCAAGATCGGCCACGTCTCGAAGCAGACAGTTTATCACTGGGTCCAAGAGGGCAAGATCACCACGATCCTCAAGATGCGGCCCTTCAAGATCCGACGGGAAGAGGTCGAACAGATACTCAATCGGGGATAG